One part of the Corynebacterium aurimucosum ATCC 700975 genome encodes these proteins:
- a CDS encoding DUF4185 domain-containing protein codes for MKFRSLASALTIAGLVPVAIVTHSPAAHASPCTAYSRSGSFTSKPETSGSSLGGLEALLGSSSRSSSSDNTEAPQRSNYNQRQISGGPTQIMQLITGAGSPNRTDRKFDISGTDLGIAYSDGAGRSYYVFGDSMDCSSEGDGWRSNLLLRTSDHDYGDGLRLEEALTNSGWSAKGRAKEFIPSQKVGDQDTNGERTTIPTAGIVVDGVHYIDYMSVRSWHDPKTGWSTNFGATMKSTDGGVTWRAVPEATRTNASHGANAPIPGGPNYREGFEKLQQSAFIEHGEYIYRFTTGNGRRGPAYLSRALKSEFPNEDAFSYYSDGSWVKNPARATEVLDGKVSELSVAYNHYLGKYVTMYGVEGEGIVMRTADSPEGPWSPRRMLVSDKTTKVVSGQPLNDTYAPFVLPNQDDQHLYYTLTSWHDYNTMLMRTDLDFVGEDMENNDHIEVSDVVATR; via the coding sequence ATGAAGTTTCGTTCTCTTGCCAGCGCATTGACCATTGCCGGACTAGTGCCTGTCGCTATCGTGACCCACTCTCCCGCGGCCCACGCTTCACCGTGTACGGCCTACTCGAGGTCCGGCAGCTTCACGTCGAAACCCGAGACTTCCGGCTCTTCGCTCGGTGGGCTCGAGGCCCTGCTCGGCAGTTCTTCCCGGTCCAGCAGTTCAGACAATACTGAAGCGCCACAGCGCAGCAACTATAACCAACGCCAGATCAGCGGCGGGCCGACCCAAATCATGCAGCTCATCACTGGTGCCGGTTCTCCCAATCGCACCGACCGGAAGTTTGATATTTCCGGAACTGACCTCGGCATCGCCTACTCGGATGGCGCGGGCCGCTCCTACTACGTCTTCGGCGATTCCATGGATTGCTCAAGCGAGGGCGACGGGTGGCGCTCCAACCTCCTTTTGCGCACGAGTGACCACGACTATGGTGACGGCCTGCGCCTGGAGGAAGCACTAACTAACTCTGGATGGTCAGCTAAAGGCCGGGCTAAGGAGTTCATCCCTTCCCAGAAAGTGGGAGACCAAGACACCAACGGTGAGCGCACCACTATCCCCACAGCAGGCATTGTCGTCGACGGCGTGCACTACATCGACTACATGTCGGTGCGCTCATGGCATGATCCGAAGACCGGCTGGTCCACCAACTTTGGTGCGACCATGAAGTCGACTGATGGCGGGGTCACGTGGCGCGCAGTGCCAGAGGCCACTAGAACCAACGCTAGCCACGGTGCGAACGCGCCGATTCCCGGCGGCCCCAACTACCGTGAAGGGTTTGAGAAGCTTCAGCAATCAGCCTTCATCGAGCACGGCGAGTACATTTACCGCTTCACCACCGGCAACGGCCGCCGCGGCCCGGCATATTTGTCCCGCGCGCTGAAGTCGGAGTTTCCTAATGAAGACGCCTTCAGCTACTACTCTGACGGCTCCTGGGTGAAGAATCCGGCGCGCGCCACCGAGGTGCTCGACGGCAAGGTCTCCGAACTCTCCGTGGCTTACAACCACTACTTGGGCAAATACGTCACTATGTACGGGGTGGAGGGCGAAGGCATCGTCATGCGCACGGCCGATAGCCCCGAAGGCCCATGGTCACCGCGCCGCATGCTGGTGAGTGACAAGACCACGAAGGTGGTCAGCGGCCAGCCGCTCAATGACACCTATGCCCCCTTCGTCCTGCCAAACCAGGACGATCAGCACCTCTATTACACACTGACGTCCTGGCACGACTACAACACCATGCTCATGCGCACTGACCTCGACTTTGTGGGCGAAGACATGGAAAACAACGACCACATTGAAGTCTCTGATGTCGTAGCGACGCGTTAG
- a CDS encoding DUF4259 domain-containing protein: MGTWDVGPFDNHAACEVLAAIRDGSFDLDTFKKSCVDSPIDVDDAGVIIALGALATTPENRLPAGISADDVKVLRTPQTRAWLRKKINTAMEPNSSLIYALWETTGELELWLRRTRAALP, translated from the coding sequence ATGGGAACGTGGGATGTTGGGCCTTTTGATAATCACGCCGCGTGCGAAGTGCTCGCGGCAATCCGTGATGGCTCCTTCGATCTTGATACGTTTAAGAAAAGCTGCGTAGATTCTCCCATCGATGTCGACGATGCTGGGGTAATCATCGCCTTGGGGGCATTGGCCACCACGCCTGAAAATAGGCTCCCCGCGGGAATTAGCGCGGATGACGTCAAGGTATTGCGCACACCGCAGACTCGGGCCTGGTTGCGCAAGAAAATCAACACAGCGATGGAACCCAACAGTTCCCTGATTTATGCGCTGTGGGAAACCACGGGTGAGCTTGAACTGTGGTTGCGCAGGACGCGCGCGGCGTTACCCTAA
- a CDS encoding HelD family protein, with protein sequence MSESSPATHTGKAGAHASEQRAEIASEQAYVDGLFERLDNEVHAANVRLNEVQAAVDPHTPDADALVRRETEYHGLQAKLDRLNVAQLGLVFGRIDIDAPGDNPTPEGLDRRYIGRMGLDAREEDYRTLLLDWRAPMARPFYLATTAHPEGVHVRRHIRTTGRTVTGISDEILEGDNAAERSDVASESALHHVMQRARTGHMPSIVETIQREQDEIIRDSTRGVMVVEGGPGTGKTAVALHRVAYLLYTYREQLAATGVLIVGPNSTFLEYISRVLPELGETGVVLSTISSLFPGIEATHAESLLAREIKGSEAMVEILGNAVKGYQRLPEQPRTLEIDRLELTVDPQMVKAARTRARRSRKPHNDAQAAFAEHLIESMAQQMAERIGSDPLGGANLLSRADVDQLHDDLAEEPQVTELIDEFWPHLAPTEVLAELLSSTERIDSAANAYDEETRGALYREDGRAWAASDAALLDELAVLIGMPDPEAERAAEEKEWREQVAEAEDALDILSSSDSTDNDDDMFEAEILSAHDVIDAEHLARRHEVRDSRTTAQRAREDYTWAYGHVIVDEAQELTPMEWRMIFRRSPSRWMTLVGDTSQTGAPAGVDDWGETLEPFVGQRFRLHGLSVNYRTPRPITELANQLLQSINPEAMPGIAVRDGVDVIWQDGESDLQPATFQDADGRLRAVITAANVEQIKGLEFDHVTVVNPDDIVAASPQGLHNLYVALTRATQSLTIAGRYAEVFR encoded by the coding sequence GTGTCTGAATCTTCACCCGCGACTCACACCGGGAAAGCCGGCGCCCACGCGAGCGAGCAGAGAGCGGAAATAGCTAGCGAGCAAGCCTATGTCGATGGCCTCTTCGAGCGTCTGGACAACGAGGTCCACGCCGCCAATGTGCGCCTGAACGAGGTGCAAGCAGCCGTCGACCCCCATACCCCAGATGCTGATGCTCTCGTGCGCCGCGAAACCGAGTACCACGGCCTGCAGGCCAAATTGGACCGCCTCAACGTCGCCCAGCTCGGCTTAGTTTTTGGGCGCATCGACATTGATGCACCTGGCGATAACCCCACCCCGGAGGGCCTAGACCGCCGCTATATCGGCCGCATGGGACTCGACGCCCGGGAGGAGGACTACCGCACGCTTCTCTTGGATTGGCGTGCCCCGATGGCACGGCCCTTCTACCTGGCAACCACTGCACACCCTGAAGGGGTTCACGTCCGCCGGCACATCAGGACTACCGGACGCACTGTCACCGGTATCAGCGACGAGATACTCGAAGGAGACAATGCTGCAGAAAGAAGCGATGTCGCTAGTGAATCCGCCCTCCACCACGTCATGCAGCGCGCCCGCACCGGCCATATGCCCTCCATCGTGGAGACCATCCAGCGCGAGCAAGACGAAATCATCCGTGACAGCACGCGCGGTGTCATGGTGGTCGAAGGCGGACCAGGAACCGGCAAGACTGCGGTGGCGCTGCACCGTGTGGCCTACTTGCTCTACACCTACCGCGAACAATTAGCCGCCACGGGCGTGCTCATCGTCGGCCCCAATTCCACCTTCCTGGAATACATTTCCCGAGTGCTCCCGGAACTTGGTGAGACCGGCGTTGTGCTCTCCACCATCTCTTCCCTTTTCCCCGGCATCGAGGCCACACACGCTGAGTCTCTGCTCGCCCGCGAGATTAAGGGTTCCGAAGCCATGGTGGAGATCCTCGGCAACGCGGTGAAGGGCTACCAGCGTTTGCCCGAGCAACCGCGCACGCTAGAGATCGATCGGCTCGAGCTCACCGTGGACCCCCAGATGGTCAAGGCAGCTCGAACCCGCGCACGGCGCTCCCGCAAGCCGCACAACGATGCTCAAGCGGCGTTTGCGGAGCACCTCATCGAGTCAATGGCCCAGCAGATGGCCGAACGCATCGGTTCTGATCCGCTGGGAGGCGCCAACCTGCTCTCCCGGGCGGACGTGGACCAGCTCCACGATGATCTCGCCGAAGAACCACAGGTCACAGAACTCATCGACGAGTTCTGGCCCCATCTCGCGCCTACCGAGGTACTCGCTGAACTCCTGAGCAGCACCGAACGCATCGATTCGGCGGCCAACGCCTACGATGAGGAAACCCGAGGTGCCCTCTACCGCGAGGATGGCAGGGCTTGGGCGGCGTCCGACGCTGCGCTTCTCGACGAGCTCGCTGTCCTCATCGGTATGCCTGACCCAGAGGCAGAACGCGCTGCCGAGGAGAAGGAATGGCGTGAGCAGGTAGCCGAGGCAGAAGATGCCCTCGACATTCTGAGCTCCTCTGATTCCACCGACAACGATGATGACATGTTCGAAGCGGAGATTCTCTCAGCCCACGACGTCATCGATGCCGAGCACCTCGCTCGACGCCACGAAGTTCGGGATTCCCGCACCACCGCTCAACGCGCCCGCGAGGACTACACGTGGGCCTACGGGCACGTCATCGTCGACGAAGCCCAGGAGCTGACCCCGATGGAGTGGCGCATGATCTTCCGGCGCAGCCCTTCCCGGTGGATGACTCTCGTCGGCGATACCTCCCAGACTGGAGCGCCCGCCGGTGTTGATGATTGGGGCGAAACTCTCGAGCCTTTCGTCGGACAGCGCTTCCGATTGCACGGCCTGAGCGTTAACTACCGAACCCCGCGCCCGATCACAGAGCTGGCCAACCAACTCCTTCAATCCATTAACCCCGAGGCCATGCCAGGAATCGCGGTGCGCGACGGTGTGGACGTTATCTGGCAGGACGGCGAGAGCGACCTGCAGCCAGCAACCTTCCAGGACGCTGACGGGCGCCTGCGCGCTGTGATCACCGCGGCCAACGTTGAGCAGATCAAAGGCCTGGAGTTTGACCACGTCACCGTAGTCAACCCGGATGACATCGTGGCAGCGTCCCCGCAGGGCTTGCATAATCTCTACGTGGCGCTGACGCGTGCGACGCAATCCCTCACCATCGCCGGCCGCTACGCGGAGGTTTTCCGTTAA
- a CDS encoding universal stress protein translates to MLSYNVIAVGTDGSQTSMRAVRSAASMARAYDATLIIVSAFYNHSGSMLGAPNSEDARVPVVSEEMSESFLSNAAEIAHGEGAKRIEIIAKSGDPVNSLLEVGKDYDVDMFVVGNKGIHSVRGRVFGSVATELTRKAHADVVVVNTTD, encoded by the coding sequence ATGCTGAGCTACAACGTCATCGCCGTCGGAACCGATGGCTCTCAGACTTCCATGCGCGCTGTCCGTTCTGCCGCATCCATGGCGCGCGCTTATGACGCGACGCTGATTATCGTGTCCGCTTTCTACAACCACTCTGGTTCGATGCTCGGCGCCCCGAACTCGGAGGACGCCCGAGTACCGGTGGTGAGCGAGGAGATGTCGGAAAGCTTCCTCAGCAATGCCGCGGAGATCGCGCACGGTGAGGGTGCGAAGCGCATTGAAATCATTGCTAAGTCCGGTGACCCTGTGAATTCGCTCCTCGAGGTGGGCAAGGACTATGACGTGGATATGTTCGTCGTGGGCAACAAGGGAATTCACTCGGTGCGGGGTCGCGTCTTTGGCTCCGTAGCGACGGAGCTCACGCGTAAAGCCCACGCCGATGTCGTGGTGGTCAACACCACTGACTAG
- a CDS encoding App1 family protein, translated as MALSDIARKVESTANAYSLKRSARKGWRPSVTGYAGYGNEEFVHVLGRVLMHDPAAEERDTWAQRGYRQFFTIQVTHHEVEVTVGGKTVAGTTNDNGYIDVLVHDHGLEPGWHEVTIRAKGAEEASSEVLIVDKDTTFGVVSDIDDTIMVTWLPRAMIAAWNSWVKRTNTRKPVEGMASFYREISQQHPEAPFIYLSTGAWNTYDTLVNFMAENGFPRGPLLLTDWGPTPTGLFRNGLEHKRVQLRNLFIAFRKLRWLLIGDDGQHDPITYADAAAEHPNHVAAVAIRNLTPQEQLLSHGSLAPLVKVNEQSSFDIPLIQGTDGNALARAYRTLPSS; from the coding sequence ATGGCACTTTCCGATATCGCCCGCAAAGTCGAATCCACCGCGAATGCTTATTCCCTCAAACGCTCAGCACGCAAGGGCTGGCGGCCCAGTGTTACTGGCTATGCCGGCTACGGCAATGAAGAATTCGTCCACGTGCTGGGGCGGGTTCTCATGCATGACCCTGCCGCCGAGGAGCGCGATACGTGGGCTCAACGCGGCTACCGCCAGTTCTTCACCATCCAAGTCACTCACCACGAGGTCGAAGTTACTGTCGGCGGGAAGACGGTAGCGGGCACCACGAACGACAACGGCTATATCGACGTGCTAGTCCACGACCACGGGCTAGAACCCGGTTGGCACGAGGTCACCATCCGTGCCAAAGGCGCCGAGGAGGCCAGCTCGGAAGTCCTCATCGTGGACAAGGACACGACCTTTGGTGTGGTCAGCGATATCGACGACACCATCATGGTGACGTGGCTGCCTCGCGCGATGATTGCGGCGTGGAATTCCTGGGTCAAACGCACCAATACGCGCAAACCCGTAGAAGGCATGGCCAGCTTCTACCGAGAGATCTCCCAACAGCACCCAGAGGCTCCCTTCATCTACCTCTCCACCGGTGCGTGGAACACCTACGATACTTTGGTGAATTTCATGGCGGAAAACGGATTCCCCCGCGGCCCGCTACTGCTGACGGATTGGGGGCCTACGCCCACCGGCCTCTTCCGCAATGGCTTGGAGCACAAGCGCGTCCAGTTACGAAACCTGTTCATCGCTTTCCGCAAACTGCGCTGGCTGCTCATCGGTGATGATGGCCAGCACGATCCCATAACCTATGCCGACGCGGCAGCGGAGCACCCCAACCATGTGGCAGCAGTTGCCATACGCAACCTCACCCCGCAGGAGCAGCTGCTCTCTCATGGTTCGCTCGCTCCCTTGGTGAAGGTCAACGAGCAGTCTTCCTTCGATATTCCGCTCATTCAAGGCACCGACGGTAACGCCCTTGCCCGTGCCTACCGCACGCTTCCTTCCAGCTAG
- the coaE gene encoding dephospho-CoA kinase yields the protein MKLIGLTGGIGSGKSTVAQLLLRHGWVLVDADHIARDIVEPGQPALTELADAFGEDILQADGSLDRGLLASRAFASREKTDLLNSITHPRIQEETQARFDSARRAGADFVVYDMPLLVDKGLHKDMDATIVVDVDVEERVRRLVEYRGLDEEDARRRIAAQIPDDVRRAAADFIIDNNGARDELDAQVDGVVDKLRSRLA from the coding sequence ATGAAGCTCATCGGACTCACCGGCGGTATCGGCAGCGGAAAATCGACAGTGGCGCAGCTTCTCCTGCGCCACGGCTGGGTATTAGTGGATGCTGATCACATAGCCCGGGACATCGTCGAACCGGGGCAACCAGCGCTCACTGAGTTAGCGGACGCATTCGGGGAAGATATTCTTCAAGCCGATGGAAGTCTCGATCGTGGTCTGCTGGCTTCCCGCGCCTTTGCCAGCCGGGAGAAGACCGATCTCCTCAACTCCATTACGCACCCGCGTATTCAGGAGGAGACCCAGGCGCGCTTCGACTCCGCGCGCCGCGCTGGGGCCGACTTCGTGGTTTATGACATGCCGCTCCTCGTGGACAAGGGCCTTCACAAAGATATGGACGCCACCATCGTCGTTGATGTTGATGTGGAGGAGCGGGTGCGCCGCCTTGTGGAGTATCGCGGGTTGGATGAGGAGGACGCGCGCCGCCGGATAGCGGCGCAGATCCCGGACGATGTGCGCCGCGCCGCTGCTGATTTCATCATTGACAACAACGGCGCTCGCGACGAGCTCGATGCGCAGGTTGACGGGGTCGTCGACAAGCTCCGCTCCCGGCTCGCCTAG
- a CDS encoding MBL fold metallo-hydrolase yields MNNALKLHKISVSEMDNNCYLLCAGDEALLIDASADAPALLALAAEHAVKITAVLTTHRHWDHVRALEEVLNKTGAVHYSSFLDSPALPAPVDVELEHGDTLSFAGHDLPVIILRGHTPGGAAIAAEIDGVTNLFVGDSLFPGGVGKTTSEGDFVRLYKDVTQRLFDVYPDEAIVRPGHGAPTTLGAERSHIDEWWERRW; encoded by the coding sequence ATGAACAACGCCCTGAAGCTTCATAAAATTTCCGTTTCTGAAATGGACAACAACTGCTACCTGTTGTGCGCTGGTGACGAGGCGCTGCTTATCGACGCTTCCGCTGACGCCCCGGCACTGCTCGCTTTGGCCGCCGAGCACGCCGTCAAAATCACCGCAGTGCTCACCACACACCGCCACTGGGACCACGTGCGCGCGCTCGAAGAGGTCCTGAATAAAACCGGCGCCGTGCACTACTCCTCCTTCTTGGACTCCCCTGCCTTGCCCGCGCCCGTCGACGTCGAACTGGAGCATGGCGATACGCTTTCTTTCGCCGGCCACGATCTGCCCGTCATTATCCTGCGCGGACACACCCCCGGCGGTGCGGCCATTGCCGCAGAGATTGATGGAGTTACCAACCTCTTCGTCGGTGATTCCCTCTTCCCCGGCGGTGTGGGTAAGACCACCTCGGAAGGTGACTTCGTGCGCCTGTACAAGGATGTCACCCAGCGGCTCTTCGATGTCTACCCGGACGAAGCGATCGTCCGCCCCGGGCACGGTGCACCCACCACGCTCGGCGCGGAGCGCTCTCACATTGATGAGTGGTGGGAGCGGCGTTGGTAA
- the uvrB gene encoding excinuclease ABC subunit UvrB, translating into MAFAAEHPILPVSEHRPVGEIERRSAEFRVESEFQPAGDQPAAIAELDERLSRGERDVVLMGATGTGKSATAAWLIEKQQRPTLVMAPNKTLAAQLANELRQLLPNNAVEYFVSYYDYYQPEAYIAQTDTYIEKDSSINEDVERLRHSATSALLSRRDVVVVSSVSCIYGLGTPQSYLDRSVVLEEGEEIDRDRFLRLLVDIQYERNDVGFTRGTFRVKGDTVDIIPAYEERAVRIEFFGDDVDELYYIHPLTGDVLERVDEVRIFPATHYVAGPERMARAIEDIKEELAERLAELENRGKLLEAQRLRMRTEYDLEMIEQVGFCSGIENYSRHVDGRPAGSAPATLLDYFPEDFLTIIDESHVTVPQIGGMFEGDMARKRNLVEFGFRLPSAVDNRPLTFDEFEERVGQTVYMSATPGDFEMTASGGEFVEQVIRPTGLVDPKVTVKPTKGQIDDLIDEVRARTAKQERVLVTTLTKRMAEDLTDYLLEHGIKVRYLHSDIDTLQRVELLRQLRLGEFDVLVGINLLREGLDLPEVSLVAILDADKEGFLRSTTSLIQTIGRAARNVSGEVIMYADKITDSMQEAIEETERRREKQIAYNKEHGIDPQPLRKKIADILDQVYENADEQGQDADPTAIVDKPDVSSMAADEVQALIDDLTTQMREAARELKFELAGRLRDEIADLKKEQRGLKEAGI; encoded by the coding sequence ATGGCTTTTGCTGCTGAACACCCCATCCTGCCCGTCTCCGAACATCGCCCTGTTGGCGAAATCGAGCGGCGCTCAGCCGAGTTCCGTGTTGAGTCCGAATTCCAGCCCGCTGGCGACCAACCCGCCGCCATCGCGGAACTGGATGAGCGTCTCAGCCGCGGCGAGCGGGACGTGGTACTCATGGGTGCCACGGGTACCGGTAAGTCCGCGACCGCCGCCTGGCTCATCGAAAAGCAGCAGCGCCCAACACTCGTGATGGCGCCAAATAAAACGCTGGCGGCGCAGCTGGCGAATGAGCTGCGCCAGCTTCTCCCGAACAACGCGGTGGAGTACTTCGTCTCTTATTACGACTACTACCAACCGGAAGCCTATATCGCGCAGACAGATACCTACATTGAGAAGGATTCCTCCATTAACGAGGACGTGGAACGCCTGCGCCACTCCGCCACGTCAGCTCTTTTATCCCGCCGTGATGTGGTTGTGGTTTCTTCTGTGTCGTGTATCTACGGTCTGGGCACGCCGCAGTCCTACCTCGACCGCTCCGTTGTGCTCGAGGAAGGGGAGGAGATCGACCGCGATCGCTTCCTGCGCTTGCTCGTGGATATCCAGTATGAGCGCAATGACGTGGGCTTTACGCGCGGAACCTTCCGCGTCAAGGGCGATACCGTGGATATTATCCCCGCCTATGAAGAGCGCGCGGTACGCATTGAGTTCTTTGGCGATGATGTGGACGAGCTCTACTACATCCACCCCTTGACGGGCGACGTGCTGGAGCGGGTCGACGAAGTGCGGATCTTCCCCGCAACGCACTATGTAGCTGGGCCAGAGCGCATGGCCCGTGCCATCGAGGACATTAAGGAGGAACTCGCGGAGCGCCTCGCGGAGCTGGAGAACCGCGGCAAGTTGCTCGAAGCGCAGCGCCTGCGCATGCGTACCGAATATGACCTTGAGATGATCGAACAGGTGGGCTTTTGCTCCGGCATTGAGAACTACTCGCGCCATGTGGATGGCCGCCCCGCGGGTTCCGCGCCGGCGACGCTCTTGGATTATTTCCCAGAGGACTTCCTCACCATCATCGATGAGTCTCACGTGACAGTCCCGCAGATCGGCGGCATGTTTGAGGGCGATATGGCGCGCAAGCGCAACCTCGTGGAATTCGGCTTCCGTCTTCCTTCTGCCGTAGACAACCGGCCGTTGACCTTCGATGAGTTTGAGGAGCGCGTCGGTCAAACGGTGTACATGTCGGCCACGCCGGGTGATTTCGAGATGACGGCCTCCGGCGGCGAGTTCGTGGAACAGGTCATTCGCCCCACCGGCCTTGTAGACCCCAAGGTGACGGTCAAGCCGACCAAGGGCCAGATTGATGATCTCATCGATGAGGTTCGCGCCCGTACCGCGAAGCAGGAGCGTGTCCTAGTCACGACCTTAACCAAGCGTATGGCGGAGGACCTCACGGATTACTTGCTGGAACACGGCATCAAGGTGCGCTACCTCCACTCAGATATTGACACGCTCCAGCGCGTCGAGCTGCTGCGGCAGCTGCGCTTAGGTGAGTTCGATGTTCTCGTGGGCATCAACCTGCTGCGTGAGGGGCTCGATCTTCCCGAGGTGTCGCTCGTCGCCATCTTGGATGCCGATAAGGAAGGCTTCCTGCGCTCCACCACCTCGCTCATTCAGACGATTGGCCGCGCCGCCCGAAACGTCTCCGGTGAGGTCATCATGTACGCGGATAAGATCACGGACTCGATGCAGGAGGCCATCGAGGAGACTGAGCGCCGCCGTGAGAAGCAGATTGCGTATAACAAGGAGCACGGCATCGACCCGCAGCCGCTGCGCAAAAAGATCGCCGATATTTTGGACCAGGTCTATGAGAACGCCGACGAGCAGGGGCAGGACGCGGATCCCACGGCAATCGTCGACAAGCCGGATGTGTCCTCCATGGCAGCCGACGAGGTGCAGGCGCTTATCGACGACCTAACGACTCAAATGCGCGAGGCAGCCCGCGAGCTCAAATTCGAGTTAGCAGGGCGCTTGCGCGATGAGATCGCTGATCTGAAAAAGGAGCAACGCGGTCTTAAGGAGGCCGGCATTTAA
- a CDS encoding universal stress protein, translated as MSDYNKIVVGTDGSKSSLLAVERAAKIAAAFDATLIIGCAYYENQEQASKTLRQDSVTILGDEKAQANLASGKEHAEKFGVTKVETAVRPGTPVQALMSIVNDNKADLLIVGNRGINSLTGRLLGSVPADVARQSDCDVMIVHTVN; from the coding sequence ATGAGCGATTACAACAAGATCGTGGTCGGCACCGACGGCTCCAAGTCCTCCCTGCTTGCAGTGGAGCGCGCCGCCAAGATCGCCGCAGCCTTCGATGCCACCCTCATCATCGGTTGCGCCTACTACGAGAACCAGGAGCAGGCTTCCAAGACTTTGCGCCAGGATTCTGTGACGATTCTCGGTGATGAGAAGGCCCAGGCCAACCTCGCCTCCGGCAAGGAGCACGCAGAGAAGTTCGGCGTGACGAAGGTGGAGACCGCTGTGCGCCCGGGCACCCCGGTTCAGGCCCTGATGTCCATTGTCAACGACAACAAGGCAGACCTGCTCATCGTGGGTAACCGTGGAATCAATTCTCTGACCGGCCGCCTGCTTGGTTCGGTTCCGGCGGATGTCGCACGTCAGTCTGATTGCGATGTCATGATTGTCCACACCGTCAACTAA
- a CDS encoding DoxX family protein, which produces MIRKFARPMLASVFVWDGVDTLRNTSEHVADTESVLKRLRKVLPREYAGYIPNDPELVTRALGGAKTAAGTTLALGKAPRTSAAVLALTHVPNLVGNAFWTADSKKDKEAQRNSFITNTALLGALAIVTQDTEGKPSVRWRAAKASERANKKIQQALPGKSEQQKFAEDFSNRANEISSDVTTKANDWFETAKDYVEDNRDDWESAGRDFIDSARSFVEDKAETAREFFEENKDDWLDAARDNTETARKGLVKAAGKAQDRADEALAKADSLDGKRAQKKAHKRAEKLQKEASKKLDKAFKKFGDRF; this is translated from the coding sequence ATGATTCGTAAATTTGCCCGTCCTATGCTGGCCTCCGTGTTTGTTTGGGATGGTGTGGATACGCTCCGCAACACCTCGGAGCACGTCGCGGACACCGAGTCCGTGCTCAAGCGGCTGCGCAAGGTGCTGCCCCGCGAATACGCAGGCTACATCCCGAATGACCCAGAGCTAGTTACCCGCGCACTTGGCGGTGCAAAGACCGCTGCAGGTACCACTTTGGCGCTGGGCAAGGCTCCGCGCACCTCGGCTGCAGTGCTCGCGCTGACCCACGTCCCTAACCTGGTGGGCAATGCTTTCTGGACCGCTGATTCCAAGAAGGACAAGGAAGCACAGCGCAATAGCTTCATCACCAATACTGCTCTGCTTGGTGCCCTCGCCATTGTTACGCAGGACACCGAGGGCAAGCCTTCCGTGCGTTGGCGTGCTGCCAAGGCCTCTGAGCGTGCCAACAAGAAGATCCAGCAGGCTCTGCCGGGTAAGTCCGAGCAGCAGAAGTTCGCAGAAGACTTCTCCAACCGCGCCAATGAGATTTCTTCTGATGTGACCACCAAGGCCAATGACTGGTTCGAAACCGCCAAGGACTACGTCGAGGACAATCGTGATGATTGGGAGTCCGCTGGCCGGGACTTCATTGACTCTGCTCGTTCCTTCGTCGAGGACAAGGCTGAAACCGCTCGTGAGTTCTTTGAGGAGAACAAGGACGATTGGCTCGACGCTGCACGTGACAACACCGAAACCGCCCGCAAGGGTCTAGTAAAGGCAGCCGGCAAGGCACAGGACCGCGCTGACGAGGCACTGGCCAAGGCGGATTCGCTTGATGGAAAGCGTGCCCAGAAGAAGGCTCACAAGCGCGCCGAAAAGCTGCAGAAGGAAGCTTCCAAGAAGCTGGATAAGGCTTTCAAGAAGTTTGGTGACCGCTTCTAA